Genomic segment of Apium graveolens cultivar Ventura chromosome 7, ASM990537v1, whole genome shotgun sequence:
TTCACCCAGTTAGCCCCGAATTCGGTGAAGTGGATAAATTGGTTTTTAGCCTGTTGCCATGCCAAAAACTACCTTCCCACCTTCAAGCTCTTCCATTATATCTTTAAGATCAAGAGATCCACGTCCCGACCTATATACGAGTTTTTATTCTGCAACGAGGATTGTGGGTATTCGTCTGATATGATGGTGCTTCCAGTTAGCATGTTGACCTCACTTAAGGGCTGGCACCGGGAGTTTATTTTTGTCTTGGGTGGGGATCTGGAGTTCATGCCTCTCTATAAACTTGAAATTAAAATAGATAAATTTTCGGTCCAGCAGCTCGGGCAAGCAGCTCTCGCGATGGTTTATGCCTTCTGTGAGGCACTTGGGATGTAGTGGACCCGGGATACATTTAATAACAATGAAAATATGCATGCTGCCGGCTGTAAGTCTTTTGTCTTAGCTTTATTTtcatgttttaatttttattatttgtttGTATCCGAGGCTGACATCTTTCTGTTTCATTCTCAGGCATTTCGAAGCTCATCCCGTACCCCCCGAACATGTCTGCCCAACTGAAAGACTTAGCTTCCAAGTGCCGAAGAATTGGAGGCCTGACAAGTGTGGACGTCGGGAAGAAAAAGGTCGATGAGGGCGAAAAGGCAGCCCGGAAGGCAGCACCGACTCGACCGGGGATGACCATTATTGTTATCAACGAACCCCGGGCTGATGATGTGCAGTAGAGGGAGGCGACGAGGGTGTCCGTACCCCGGAAGAGGAAATGTGCCCTTGTAAGTTCTGGGGAAAAGGGAGGAGAGGGTTCTGAGGCCAGGTTTCTAAGAAGGTTGCTGTTGAACTGGCCCCGGATACTCAGGAGACTCTGAAGGCATTGCTGGCTAGCTTCACTCCGGAGACTCGCCGAAGGGAGCTATTTGAAAACTACGCCAGCACTGCCGAAAGGAAGAAGTATAGGAAGGAACCCCTCGATGACTTCCTGGTCGGACTCTAGAAGGAGATTACTGCTGTGAGTTTCTTTCTTGTTATACTTTGATTTTGTACTTGTCTTTTTTCTGTATTTGTATCGTCTAAACTTGATGTGCAATAATTTTAGGCTAACTCCCGGGTTGCTGGATTGGTTTGCATAATCCGAAGCTTGCAAGCGAAGGCTGATGCTGTCGAGGTTTATAAAACTGAGGCCGAGAACCTGTCCCGGGAGATTAAAGAGCTGAGGGAGGCTAACGCAAAGGAGGCCGCAGCTCATAAGAAGATTCTGGATGAAATCTGGGAGAGGCGGGACCTGGCTGAGGCTTCGGTTCGGGAAATGAGGGCGGAAAATAAGAAGCTGAAGGATGATCTCGCCGCCCGACCCACTCCCGAAGAGAACCTGGCCGGGTTCCGGGGTACTCATGCGTACTTTGAGGAGCTGAACGATAAGGCGCTGGAGAAGATCCAGATTTGCTGAAGGGTCGCTTCCAAGTATCTTGGCGAAAATCCTCAAGGTACAATAGATGTCTTCCTTGAGAGGTATATCGAGGAGGGGACCCGGCTGGAGAAGGAAGCCGAAGCCATCCTGGCACGAGAGTCCGGAGTCGAAGCATCCGAAAGTGCCCCTCCTCTCCCCGATTCCCCTCTCGCCCAGCAGCCTCCGATTCCAGAAGATGATCCGGAGCAGCCTCCCGCCGAGCCGGTAGCAGAAGAATGAAGAATTTGTCGTTTTTGGCATGTAATTTCCATTTCCTGTTTGAAGTATTGTCTGAACTTATCCTTTCGGCTATTTTAATTTCATTTGTAATTTAAATGATTTCAATTTGCCCCCCCCCCCGGGTGTGTTTCCCTGGGGTAGTTTAATGAAGTTGTgcttttcttccttcttttcacTTGTCGCTTTGATTCGCATATGAGAATTTTTAACTTAGAAATTTAGGAATACTTAGgaatttttctaagtacacatgggttgtgtttATGCAGACCCCGGGAGGGGGTAAAATTTCTAACTTAtggaaatttttctaagtacacatgggctgtgtttatGCAGACCCCGGGAAGGGGTTAAATTTCTAACTTgtagaaatttttctaagtacacatgggttgtgtttATGCAGACCCCGGGAGGGGGTAAAATTTCTAACTTATgaaaatttttctaagtacacatgggctgtgtttatGCAGACCCCGGAAAGGGGTTAAATTTCTAACTTGTAGAAATTTttccaagtacacatgggttgtgtttATGCAGACCCCGGGATTGGGTGAAATTTCTAACTTGTAGAAATTTTTTTAAGTAATATGATGGCAAATAAAGAAACAATATAATGAAATTGATTCAAGCTATAGGATGCTTAAAGTAGAGTTTTTCATTTAATATTGAAAGCAAAAATTACATTCTGGGGTGAATGAGAATAGCGTTTACATCAAGATATCACAGTATAAATGTAGAGATGTTCCCAGAATATGCATCTATCTCTTACTGGTAGAACTTCCTTAACCGGGCTCCGTGTCAGGTGTTGGGGACCTCGATCCCGCTGAGGTAGTTCAGTTTGTAAGTTCCTGGTCGGAGCACTTCCTTAATTATATAGGGGCCTTCCCAGTTCGGCTGCAGTTTCCCTTGGTTTGTTGGGTATGAGGCTTCGATGTCCCGGAGTACTGGATCTCCCACCACATATTCTCTTATCTTGGCCTTCTTTGCAAAGTAAAGCTTTGTTTTTTCCTTGTAGCTTTCCATTTTTTTACAGCCCGGTCTCTTACCTCATCCAACAGTTCGAGGTTGGTTCTGAGGCCTTCAATATTTGAGACCTCATCAAAGTTGACCACTCTATGGGACGGGGACCCGGTTTCGACCGGAAATCGGGCCTCAGTTTTGTAGGTGAGTTTAAATGGAGTTTCACCAGTTCCAGTCCGGGAGGTGGTTCTGTAAGACCATAAGACTTTCGAGAGCTCGTCTGGCCAGTTCTTTTTAGACTCTTCCAACCTCTTTTCCAATCCTCGGAGTATGGTCATGTTGGTGACCTCTACTTGTCTGTTTCCCTGTGGATGAGCTACGGATGTTTTCTTATATTTTATCCCGAGCTCTTTCAGATAGGCTTCGAAATCCGAACCCACAAACTGCGGCCCGTTATCCGAGATCAAAACCATCGGAATCCCGAACCTCATTACAATTGAGTCCACGAACTTGATGCAGTCCTGCTGATTGATGGTCCTCATAGTTTTGGCTTCTGCCCACTTAGTCATATAATCAATCGCCACCAGCACGTAACGGAAATCCCCCTTTGCCCGGGAAAAAGGTCCCATGATGTCAATTCCCCAAACGGCGAACGGGATCGGGATAGAACTGACCCGGGGAGGCTTGGACTCTGCTTCGGTACATTGTTGAACTTTTGGCACTTGCTGCACTTCTTCACGTAGGCCATTGCGTCGGCGTGGATAGTGGGTCAATAGTAgccttgtctgatgactttgtaGGCTAGTGCCTTGGAAGTTAGGTGATCTCCGCAGATTCCTTCATGCACCTCCCGAAGATAATAATCTGCTTCATCCGAGTCAACACATTTGAAAGTGGGCGCAGAGAAGGTTCGCCCGTATAGCTGATTATCTTCCAGAAAGAATCGGGTAGCCTTGTACTTGAGGTAGCGTGCCTTGTTCTGATCCTCTGGTAGGGTTCCATCTTTCAAATAAGCTATGTAGGGAGTCATCCAGTTATCCGGGCTACTGATGCATAAGACTTCGGGCCGTTCTGTGTTGGGCGCCCCGAGCTCTTCGAAATAAAATGAACTGCTTAAATCTGAAGTATTTTGGACGAGCTTAGATGGATCATCTGCCTTGGAGTTTTCTTCTCTTTTTATTTGCAAGATGGTTGAGTCCGGGATGGTTTTCAAGATGACCCTCACCATTGCCTGATACTGAGCTAGCTTGGGATCCTTCGCAATGTATTCACCATTGGTTTGTCTTACCATAATTTGGGAATCACTATAGATAATTAAACATCTTACCCCAAGGGATTTGGCTAACCTGAGTCCGAAGAGGAGAGCTTCATATTCAGCCTGGTTGTTGGTTGCTTTGAAAGCGAAGGTTATGGCTTGCTGGATTGTGAATCCATCCGGGCTTGAAAGGATCAAGCCAGCCCCGGACCTCTCAGCTGTTGCCGAGCCATCAACATATAATATTCATGAACTACTGTTGTCCATCTCCTTTTCTTCTCCGGATTGAATTTCTGGTATCTTTGGGCCTTCGGGGAAGGTGCATTCCATGACGAATACGACcaacgcctgggcttttatggtcGTCCTTAGAACAAATCTGATGTTGAATTGGCTCAATTCAATTTCCCAATCTCCCGGAGGCATCTGGCTTGTGAATGATTTTTCGAAGTGGTTGATTAGTAATCACCCTGATTTCCCGGCCTTGGAAATATTGCCTTAACTTCCTGCTCGAGTGTACAAGAGCCAGGGCGAATTTCTCCAGGTTTGGGTACCGGGTTTCAGCGTCCTTGAGGACTTGGATCACATAGTATACCGGGCTCTGTGAACCATTTTCTTCCTGGATGAGTGCGGAGGATACCTCTCTTTTTCCGGATGTAATATAGAGATAAAGAGACTCCCCAGGCTTGGCTTTTGAAAGAATAGGCGGGTTCATCAGGTGTTGTTTGACTTCTTCAAATGTTGTTTGGCATTCCGGAGTCCAATCGACTAGTTTTTTTATTCCGGGCTCTTTTTAGCAGCTCAAAGAAAGGCAAGCACCTTTCTGCCAATTTTGGAATAAACCTGCGAAGGGATGCCAAGCATCCTACGAGCTTCTAAATATCCTTTTGAGTCTGGGGAATTGTCATTTCCATTATAGCTTTGATTTTCTCCAATTTGGCTTCTATTCCCCGCTCGCTAACCAGAAAACCAAGAAATTTACCGGAGGGGACCCCGAAGGCACACTTTTCGGGTTTAGTTTCATGCTATACTTCCTCAAATTGTCGAAACACTCCTTGAGATCTTTGATGTGGTCCGAGATCGTGACTGACTTGGAAATCATGTCATCAACGTAAGATTCCATGTTCCTGCCCAGTTGACTTTTGAAAATGGTATTCATTATTTTCTGATACGTCGCCCTGGCGTTGATTAACCCGAATGGTATCATGACAAAGGCGTAGACAGCCCGGTGTGTAATGAATGTCGTCTTTGCGATGTCCGCCCGATTCATCTTGACCTGGTTATATCCTGAAAAAGCATCCATGAAGTTTAGCATAATATGACCCGAGGTTGCATCTATCAACTGGTCAATGTTGGGTAGGGGTAAGAATCTTTAGGACATGCCGAATTGAGACTTGTGTAATTCACGCACATTCGTCACTTTTCATTGGGTTTCTTGACTAACACAATATTCTCTAGCCAATCCGGATACTTAATTTCACAGATGACATCCGCCTTCAACAACTTTTCAACTTCTTGATCGATTGCCTGTTGTCTCTCCGGGGCGAAATTTCTTCATTTTTGTTTGATGGGTCTTTGCCTCGGATCTATGTCTAGACTGTGCATTGCCACAGATTCATCAATCCCCGACATGTCTTCCGGGTTCCAAGCGAATACATCAGTATATTCTTTCAATAGGTCAATGAGTTCTTTCTGGAATGCGGTTTCCAGGCCTTTTCCGACTTTAAGCTTCCGGGTGGGGTTCCCAGGCTCCAGCTCTACTTCAACTATTTGCTGGGCAGGCTCGGCCTTTGTCTTCTCCTTGCTTTCCACAAATTTCTGAATCCGAGCGTCCGCGTTGGCTATGCTGTACCCGGAGTCCTCGATCATATTTACATCGAGTCTGGCCCTTTTACTGAGGTGTTCTCGATACTTCATTCTGCTTTGCCCCTTGGGTAGGGTCATTAACCTTATTCTATTCTCAGGTTTTGTTTCTGCCCTGACCAAAGCTTGGCCATAACACTTCCCTGCCATTTCTCTATCTCCTCTTAGCTCTCCAGTACCTCCCGGGGTCGGTAATTTGAGCTTTAAGTGAATTGTTGAAGGGATTGCTCTGAGTTTGGTGATTGTAGGTCTTCCAAGGATCATGTTGTACGATGAGGTTACAGTCCCAAAGGTAATCGGCAAATAAATGACGCCCCGGATTGGAATCATTGTATTTCCAAATCCATACAAGGGATCTTCAAGACAGAGGTCCATTCAGAGGTGTCTGAGGTCCATCATTTTAAGTGTGTGCTCGAATACAATATTAGCAGAGGAACCATTGTCAACTAAAATTCTTTTTACCTCATTATTCGTGACATCCAGGGTGACCACCAAGGCCAAGTTGTGATCTGGATTGAGTCTCTCATAATCAGAGTAAGAGAAGTAGATTGGTTCATCCTCCAAAGGCTGGATCATCATCACATCATTATTCAGGTCCGGGCTCCGGGGCGGGGAAGTCGTGCCTCCAAATACAACATTTACCATATTTTTGCCGCTTCTCGGGGCTCTGTCTTTGTCGTTTAACCCTCTCTGGAGATACTAGTTCATGTTTCCCTTCTTGATCTGATCTTCTATGAACATTTTGAGAGAGAAACAGTTTTCCGTGGTATGACCATAATCTTCGTGGTAGCCACAATGCTTGTCTCGGGCCCTATTCTCAGGAGGTGCAAGTAAAGGTTTCGGGGGATAATAGAATGGCTTACCTTTAACTTCACGCAAAATGTCGGCCTGGGGCCGATTAAGGGGCGTCCACTCTGGTTTCGGCTTGGGTTCTCTTTTGGCCTTGGGCTTTCTCTCATTCCTCCTTTGTTCGGCGTAACCCTCCCGGGGTGGGTTTCCCCGAGATTGTCGAATATAGTTGGCCTGTCTATCCAGCTTGTATCTTTTGTCCTTCTGGGACGACGAGCGACGCTCCGGGGACTCATCATCATGTATTCTCCGGTTCATTTTCATCGACTTGAAAAAATCATTTTCCTTTATGAACTTTGATGCCAAGGCATAGGAAGATGTCAGGTTCTGGGGTTCCTTGTGAATCAAATCTTTGACATATCCTTCACAGGATATTGGATGCAAGTTTCTCCGAAAGATGTTTATTGCTTCCTTTTCTTCTAAGTTGGAGAGTTGATTGACAACTTCCTGGAATCTTTTGATAAATTCGGGGAGGGACTCCTTGCTTCTTTGTTGGATTGTCTCTAAATGGCACATCTGTAGCTCGTTCATCCGGTTAGTCCTGAACCTTTTTAAGAATATCTCACGGAAATCTTTCCAGGAATCAACACTTCTGGATGGTATCCGGCTGAACCACTTCTGTGCACCCCCT
This window contains:
- the LOC141673495 gene encoding uncharacterized protein LOC141673495; this translates as MARALRDLKRKVDDDVEVGAAATPFTKRCRFFASTLKGGAQKWFSRIPSRSVDSWKDFREIFLKRFRTNRMNELQMCHLETIQQRSKESLPEFIKRFQEVVNQLSNLEEKEAINIFRRNLHPISCEGYVKDLIHKEPQNLTSSYALASKFIKENDFFKSMKMNRRIHDDESPERRSSSQKDKRYKLDRQANYIRQSRGNPPREGYAEQRRNERKPKAKREPKPKPEWTPLNRPQADILREVKGKPFYYPPKPLLAPPENRARDKHCGYHEDYGHTTENCFSLKMFIEDQIKKGNMN
- the LOC141673494 gene encoding uncharacterized protein LOC141673494 produces the protein MVRQTNGEYIAKDPKLAQYQAMVRVILKTIPDSTILQIKREENSKADDPSKLVQNTSDLSSSFYFEELGAPNTERPEVLCISSPDNWMTPYIAYLKDGTLPEDQNKARYLKYKATRFFLEDNQLYGRTFSAPTFKCVDSDEADYYLREVHEGICGDHLTSKALAYKVIRQGYY